The Antedon mediterranea chromosome 11, ecAntMedi1.1, whole genome shotgun sequence genome window below encodes:
- the LOC140062644 gene encoding uncharacterized protein, whose protein sequence is MMMENRENSLDRELIGHLQHVQFGGQHEFNKIHQWEDFGNERKDCVNGTDMRNKGPSPCNSQASLGYHSLPSSQCGSRPSSNPDYIVDYGTSTSSYEQSTTYLDSPLANSSDICWRHNTSSQSMDTSVREINKGHNNKESIRKSIDMEWRQWCHQQQQHLKQNAFTSGQSNGHQSNGHHRSGHHSNGIQIQVGMHPKRTTKQHNQFLHFNGIRQNDERWIPNGHHKPTHCELHHQRYEEPMRAVDMLSKSFNNQFRTCLPTEDPIYEEITEHNIIRCNEVDFEEIEGPNLPPRPKSWTSMVNLHQKSKAPVYYQIEPNVTNQHNGSCCKMQQDHGNRRKPSRGVCTNTPSSDLYNQNDVSSINLPYFPYINRLFQEDSDISESNNISKGNEKDIKMNEKKSGKIEKFFGSLLSLNKSKGVKNMGTSTDEKTKEESNVEKHRKLRRTVSESCNIYSRGKGNTPTYEDDMCNLLKEIQFNMKEIDHNSKKLNQNPKDKKIKNSEIKNDRHRERRNSRRDSKTSHKTCEDKSERTQNNKKLKSGTAPSPHHYPRNSSSDLRQSGSAHSVNQQAIKTVLTDSRSKVCNSTPENSHNKSQCSNSHRKSTSSRPAMGVQALLTRSSNYSSPETTLNRSTDTVEENNSVEVDDSFQRRLSHERVGSRLSFVYDYSEGSDSEDVNADMIALSGYVSESYAQGLASGEDNENWIDGDQVYGVTLAKPLFRNNVVAMAKRRKLIEKVTEL, encoded by the exons ATG ATGATGGAAAACCGAGAAAACAGTCTAGATCGAGAACTAATAGGGCACCTACAACATGTGCAGTTTGGTGGACAACATGAATTTAATAAGATACATCAATGGGAAGATTTCGGCAATGAAAGAAAGGATTGTGTAAATGGAACGGACATGAGGAACAAAGGCCCTTCTCCTTGTAACAGTCAAGCAAGTTTAGGATACCATAGCTTACCTAGTTCACAGTGTGGAAGCCGGCCTAGCTCAAATCCTGACTACATTGTTGATTATGGTACCTCTACTTCCTCTTATGAACAATCAACTACTTATCTGGACTCGCCGTTGGCCAATTCGAGTGACATTTGCTGGAGGCATAACACTTCTAGCCAATCAATGGACACGTCTGtgagagaaataaataaaggacataataataaagagtCTATCAGAAAATCCATTGACATGGAGTGGAGACAATGGTgccatcaacaacaacaacatttaaaacaaaatgcatTTACCAGTGGTCAAAGCAATGGTCACCAAAGCAATGGTCATCATAGAAGTGGTCACCATAGCAATGGTATACAAATACAAGTTGGTATGCATCCTAAAAGGACTACCAAGCAACATAAccaatttttacattttaatggCATCCGGCAAAATGATGAACGCTGGATACCAAATGGACATCATAAGCCAACTCATTGCGAGTTACATCACCAACGTTACGAGGAGCCTATGAGGGCAGTAGACATGCTTTCTAAATCGTTCAACAATCAATTTAGAACATGTCTACCCACAGAAGATCCAATATACGAAGAGATTACTGAGCATAACATCATTCGCTGTAACGAAGTGGACTTTGAAGAGATTGAAGGTCCAAATTTACCACCACGGCCAAAGAGTTGGACAAGCATGGTCAACCTACACCAAAAAAGTAAAGCACCGGTTTATTACCAAATAGAACCTAATGTGACCAATCAACACAATGGTAGTTGTTGTAAAATGCAACAAGACCATGGTAATCGTAGGAAACCAAGTCGTGGTGTCTGCACAAATACACCCTCTTCTGATCTTTACAATCAGAACGATGTTAGCTCAATAAATCTTCCTTATTTTCCATACATAAACAGACTTTTCCAAGAAGATTCGGACATTTCTGAGAGTAACAACATTTCTAAAGGAAATGAAAAAGACATTAAAATGAATGAGAAAAAATCTGGAAAAATTGAAAAGTTTTTTGGTTCACTCTTGAGTTTGAACAAAAGTAAAGGAGTGAAGAATATGGGTACAAGTACAGATGAAAAAACAAAGGAAGAAAGTAATGTGGAGAAACATAGAAAGCTACGGAGGACTGTATCCGAATCTTGTAACATTTACTCAAGAGGAAAAGGAAATACTCCTACTTATGAAGATGATATGTGCAATTTATTAAAAGAAATTCAATTTAATATGAAAGAAATTGATCATAATTCAAAGAAATTAAATCAAAACcctaaagacaaaaaaataaaaaactctgaaataaaaaatgacagACACAGAGAAAGGAGAAACTCCAGACGTGATAGTAAAACTAGTCATAAAACATGTGAGGACAAATCGGAAAGAAcgcaaaacaacaaaaaacttaAATCTGGAACAGCTCCATCACCACATCATTATCCGAGGAATTCATCATCAGACTTAAGGCAATCAGGTAGTGCCCACAGCGTTAATCAACAAGCTATAAAGACTGTTTTAACTGACAGCCGGTCAAAAGTTTGCAATTCAACCCCTGAAAACAGCCATAATAAATCACAGTGCAGTAACAGTCATCGTAAAAGCACTTCCAGCAGACCAGCCATGGGCGTGCAGGCTCTGTTAACAAGATCCAGTAATTACAGTAGTCCGGAAACAACTCTTAATAGATCTACCGATACTGTCGAAGAAAACAACTCTGTTGAAGTTGATGACTCGTTTCAACGAAGACTATCGCACGAAAGAGTCGGCAGTCGATTGAGCTTTGTGTATGATTACAGCGAAGGATCGGATTCGGAAGATGTTAATGCTGACATGATCGCTTTGTCTGGTTACGTGAGTGAATCGTATGCGCAGGGTCTAGCTAGTGGAGAGGACAATGAGAATTGGATAGATGGAGATCAAGTTTATGGTGTAACACTTGCTAAACCACTATTTAGAAATAATGTAGTAGCAATGGCGAAACGAAGAAAACTCATTGAAAAAGTCACAgaattgtaa